The DNA region GTTTGCACCAGCTCTTTTTCCTGAATCAGAAAAGTGCATACGCTTTACTTTTCAAGGCTGCCGGACAAGCCCTGTTGCAGTGTGCCCTGAACCCCGCGTTTCTGGGTGCACAAGCCGGGGCGGTAGCCATCTTGCATACCTGGGGACAAACACTGGTGTACCATCCGCACATACACATGATTGTCCCGGCAGGAGGGCTTTCAGAGGATCAAATGGAATGGAAAGCATCGGGTAAAAAGTTCTTCCTCCCGGTAAAAGCCCTTAGCCAGGTATTCCGTGGCATACTTTGCAGGCTCATTGAACATGGCATTGCTAACAGCCAGATTCGTTTACCGGATACAACTGAGGATTTTAAATCATTGAAAACCCAATGCTACAGCAAAAACTGGGTGGTGTACTGCGAAAAACCCTTTTCAGGCCCACACAGCCTGATTCAATACCTGGGCAATTACACCCATAGGGTTGCTATCTCAAATCAAAGACTGATACAGTGTGAAAATGAAAAAGTCAGTTTCTCTTACAAAGATTATAAGGCAGCAAGTATGAGAAAAATAATCTCGCTTGATGTAAATGAGTTCATCCGCCGCTTTATGCAACATGTGTTGCCAGAGGGATTCTATAAAATCAGGTATTTCGGATTTATGGCCATGTGCAACATGAAAGAAAAGCTTGCCAGGTGTATTGAGCTTATTGATAAAGCTACTTTCCTGCCGGCGCTTGTGGGATTAACGGCTTTGGAAGTATGGCGCAACATCACAGGTAATGACACCTTGCTCTGCCCAAAATGTAAAACCGGAATCATGAAACCTGTACCTGCTGAGGTTGCCGGTATGTTGAAACCCGGATAGATAAGCATTTACCCATTTCGTTCATTGACAAATTTCCATCATCTCAATGGCTCATCAGCCATCATGGGATTGCTATGCCCTGACTACAAAAAAAATCCAAGATTATCAATCCTTTACATCTATGAAAAAGAAAAAGTCAAATTAAAGTAACCCCGAAACAGCCAGGCCGAAAAAAAGCATTCATAGAAAACCCATAGCCAGGCGGCTTAGTCCAACTTCATTTTATTCATCATTTCCCACGTTTTTCTGTTTAACCCACAGCAAGTACTTGACTTCTCTCCCCTTTGGATTATATTTGCAGGGAAACGATGAATAAAATGCTTATCGTTATGCTCAAAAAAAAACAATGATATGATTATAAAATGCAATTCAAAGATAAATTACAGGAATATTACAAACTTACAAATCAAGATTGGGAAATAAGTATAAAATATTTTAAAACAGAAATTTACAATGCAAATACTTTTTTTCTCAAACAAGATACCATTTCAGATAAATTAGGTTTTGTAAAATCCGGATTGTTATATTCATTCGTTTATAATGAGAATTTAGACGAAGTTACTTCTCATTTTTTTCAAGCCGGAGATGTAGTTATCTCAATAGAAAGTTTTAATAATCAAACACCTACAACTGAAAATATATTTGTTTTTGACAACGCTGAATTATTAACGATTACATATTCAGATATAAAAGAATTATACAAAATCATTCCAATTTGGCAGCAGATATGCAAAGATGTTGCCGAGATGAAAAACAAAAATTTAATAAACAGAATATTGCAATTTCAAACACTTTCTGCAACTGAACGATATCAACAATTCTGCACAAAATTTCCCGAGATTATTAAGAAAGTTCCATTACGCTTGATTGCTTCATATTTAGGCATTGACATTGCTACTTTGAGCAGAATTAGAAAGAAAAAATAATTTTTTGACTTTTGTCAAACAATCCAAAATATAAAACAACATAATTTTGCACCGTATTTATTAACTTCTTAAACGGTATAAAATTATGAAACGAGTTATTTTAATATTTCTATTCCAACTATTTGTGAATATTTCTTTTTCACAAGTCCAATCATTTTATAATGCTGAATATGTGAAAAATGAAATAAATTTTGGTCAAATCAATAATCTAAGTTATAAACCAAAAATAAATTATTTTACAAAATCAATAGTTGCTGTATCACCAATAATAGCCACTACTGCTATATATTATAACAATCAAAACCCGATAAATACACCTTATAATATTCTCAATAGAACATTAATTTCAGGAGCATTGTTTACAACAACTTTGGCGACTGGGTTTTGGCTTTCAAATTCAGAAAAACCTTATAATACATTATTATTTACAACGCACAAATTATCAACTCTTTCCAATATTGCATTGCTTGACTATACTGCGTGGCAAAAACACAAACATTTTTCACTTACTAATGCAGAAAAAATAACGTCAATTGTAATGAATATTTGCTTTGTTTCCACAATTGCAACAGGCGGAATGTTAAGCACTAATAAAACAATGCCTAAGTTTGTCCACACTTTACATAAAACAACGCCTTGGATAACAATTGTTTCTTCAAGTCTATTACTTTACTTACTTAATAAATAAATCATTACAATTATGAATAACTTAACATTAAAAATCGGAATTACAATTTTTTTATTTTTATTAATCATTGTTTCAGGTGTTTGGCTTGCAAAAACAGGACGACCTTTGAACAGTAAAATTTTTGCCGTTCATAAAATTATTTCAGTCCTAACAATAGTTTTAGGAAGTATTTTTATCAGCCAAATGTCTAAAAATTTTGGTATTAACCAACAAGAAATAATTTTCATAGTTTTAACAATCGTTTTTGTGATTTTAGAAATTGTAACAGGTGCAATTTTAAGTTTTGAAAAACCGATAAACTCAATTATTTTATATTTGCACAAAATTATTCCTGTTTTAATCCTGATTTTTTCGGGTTTAACAGTTTATTTATTGGCATTTAAGAAATAGAAGTATGAAAGGTTATAAAAGAATACCATTAAGTTTTGGCAGACAAATGGTTGCTGTTTCAGCATCCGTTACGAAAGAAAAAAATGCAATTCATAGCATTACCGAAGTTGATATTAGCGAACCACGAAAATTAATCAAACAACATTTTGAAAAAACCGGAACAAAACTTTCATTTACTTCATATATTGTTTGCTGTTTGGCAAAAACAATTACACTTTACCCTGATTTTAATTCATTTATAAAAGGTAATCAACTTGTTATACTTGATGATTTGACAATTAGTGTTTTGATTGAGAGAGAAATAAACGGCGAAAAAGTTCCTGAACCAATCGGAATTAATGAAGCACAAAAAAAAACGCTTATTGACATTCAGAAAGAAATCAGAAATGCCCAAGAAATAAAAAGCAATAAAATTGGTAGTTTGTCGAATTACAGTTGGATACGATTTATTCCAAAATTTTTGTTGAAATTATTTATTCGAATTGCAGAAAAAAACATAAATTTGGCTAAAAAATATGGAAAAGTTTGTGTTACGGCAGTTGGAATGTTCAGCAAAGAAACAGTTTGGTTTGTTCCGCACGGAAGTGCAACAGTTTTATTAACAGTAGGAAGTATAAACCAAAAAGTTGTAAAAATCGAAAACGAATTTGTTGAACGAGAGTATTTATGTTTGACAGTTTCATTTGACCACAACATAATTGACGGAGCACCGGCAGCAAGATTTATGAACGATTTGATTAAAATTATAAAAAGTGGCGATTTGATTAGAGAACTAAATTAAATAACTGAATGACAATAAAATATGAGCATAACATATGTTAGCCGATAATTGCCGGCTTTCGTGCCAACTTGATACTTTGGTGCTTTTAACGAACCGAAGTGCTAAATTAATACGAAAGTGCTGTAAATCCGGCAACTACGGCTACCATTTTCCGTTGGCAGCAAGCATAATTTGAAATTCCGTAAAAATGACAATTAATCCAAATAACAATATAAATTACAGTCTAGACAATTACAAAGAGTTAATCCAAACTCTTAAATCAATAGGACAAACTTTAAAAATCGCTAAAGGAAAATGTATTTTAACGGAAGGCGATGTAGTAAATCATATCTTCATCATTGAAAAAGGTTGTTTCAGAACATTTCGTTGGATAGACGATGAGGAAGTTACTATTGGTTTTAGTTTTGAGGGTGATATTGATACTTGCCCTTATGCCTTTATCAATCAACTAAAAAGTACAGACTGCATTGAAGCTTTAACCGACAGTCAAGTAATTAAAATTCCTCGTAGTGAGCTTCAAAATCTTGAAAGACAAAAGCCTGAATTGAACAAATTTACACAGATGCTTTTAAGCCACTACATTGAAATTCTCATTCAGAGAAATATTGACTTGCGAATAAAAAGTGCTGAACAACTTTATCAGGAATTGCACAAAAGACAACCAAAAGAAGTAGCTCAAATTCCGTTAATGTATATCGCTTCCTACTTAGGCATTTCAAAAGAAAGATTAAGCCGAATCAGAAAAAATTTCAAACCAATTGACTAAGGTCAAATAAGCTGAAAAATTGCTACCGTAATTTTGCAGTCAGATATAAAAACTTAAACAGACTTGCAAAATGTTAAAAGCACCAATTTATTGGGGTGTTAGTTTCTTACTCATCTTAATGAGTTGTAAGAAAAGCCCCATTGTACCCTCAAAAGAGGTTCTAACCGATAATCCCAAAACCACTTATTTGGACAAATTGGTGGATAATACCTTTAAAGCCTATGCTTCAAAAGTAAATACTGCTGGTTTTTCTATTGCCCTCATAAACGCTGAGCAAATAAGCCAATACAATTATGGTGAAACGTAACCCTTCGGCCACGAGCATATTTTAGGATGGGGTTGGGTTGCAGATATTTGCGCTTAAAATTTTTGGGATATGATTCGTAAAGAGCGCAAAGACAAAATGTTTTTTTAAGCTTGGCCAAACCCCATGAGCGGAGATTTGTACTTTTCACACCAAAAGCTGGGGACCCGGAGGGTTCGTACGTTTGCGACTCGAGCAAGGCAGGCTGCAACTGCCCAAACAAAGTAGGATGGGGTGAAAAACCAGATGCTGACTAAGCTGGTGATGATAATCAATGGTATTTCATGGAAAATGCAAAAAACAGCGATTTTATCGCATGATTTTGTTGGAACTAAGGTTTAAGGGGCATTCCAGCAGGTTGATTCTGTAATTTTGCGAAACAATCACTATTTCCAAAAGCACATCAAGCCTTACTGGCCGAGCTCAATGCTTCGTCAGGCTTGCACGGCAAGGACATGGTATCGGATATGATGCGCTGGTGGTCGAGCTCAAGCTGCTCACATGAACTTGCCCAGCTCAAGCGTATGCTATTGGTGCAAAGAGCGAACGGTTTGTGGCTCCAATCCCAATCAACTAACCCTTTCGAGCTGCCGGAACCTCAGAAACCGGAGCCCCAGACCCAGCAAATAAACTACACCCGTACAAAAGCCGGGCAAAAAGACAAGCAACAACCGCTTCGTCTTGGACTTCCGGCCCATTTGCCACGCAAACACAGGTCATCGAACCACAGACCTTCCTGAGGGCGCGCTTCATTGGTAGCCATCGGAGGTACTTGATACGAGCCTGGCAGCACATGCCAGGCATTGTGCCCCAAGTATGTGCTTGGTCAGAACCAGAACAACACAGATAGCCATAGCCGACTTCCAGCCTGCCTATCGAGAAGGTAATGCCGGGCAAGCATGTTGGCTCACCGATAGTGAGTAAATCGCAGATCACCTGCCATTTTACCGTCGGTACAAATGTTCAAACGTCGAAGCTTCAGTTGTCAGAGTCAACCATCAACGGATGGTTCAGCGCCAGCTGTCAGGTTGAACCGCTATACCATAGCCTGTGGCAAAGTTCAATCCTCGGCTACCTTCAGGCCGATGAAACGCCCATTGCAGTATTGACAAAGACAAGCGGGCTCAACACACAAAGGTTACCTCTGGGTGTACCACGATCCGATGGAGCGCCTGTGGTATTCGACTACCAGGGCGCGGACGCGAAGGCCCGGAGAAGTTTTTGAAAGACTTTAGCGGAGTGCTTCAAACCGATGGTTATGCAGCATACAACGGATTAAGACTCAAAGGCCATATCTTGCCTTGCCGCATGGCACATGCCAGACGCAATTTTGAAAGGCATTGGATAACGACAGCCAACGGGCTGAAACTGCCCTGTTGCTTATAGGCAAGCTATACCAGATTGAGCGCGGCAAAAGAGAATCACCTGAACCATGATGAGATAAAAATCCTCAGACAGCAACAGGCCCAACCTGTGCTTGAGCAGTTGCATCGGTGGCTCAGTGAGCAACATGCCGTGTCTTGCCCAAAGCGCCATTGGCCAGGCCATCACCATGTTGACCCTTTGGCCAAGACTGATAAGATACCCGATGACGGACGATATCAAATGGACAACAACCTGATTGAAAACACCATACGTCCTGTAGCCCTTGGCCGAAAAAACTATCTGTTTGCAGGCTCGCATGGGAGCAAAGCGCGCAGCCAGATTTATTCCTGTTAGCCATTAACTCAATGAAGTAGAACCTTTTGGCTGGCTCAGCCATACCCTCAGGTACTTCCAGCCACCGGCCAACCAACTGTACAACCCAAAAAAATCCAAAATAACAAGCAACACGCTCGTGGCCGAAGGGTTATGGTGAAACTAAATTGGGTAACAAAACCTTGCCCAACAACCAAACCCTTTACGAGATTGGTTCAATAACAAAAGTTTTTACGGCAATAGCCACTCATTATTGGGTTACCAATGTTAATGGAATGTTTATCACAACACCCATTGAAAATTTCTTGCCAACCAATCTTAAACCCAAGTTGTCGCTTAACAATACCAAAATAACGTTTAAACAATTGCTCAATCACACAAGTGGGTTTCCAAGAATCCCAAATGATTTGCCCAATAATAGCAACCCTTACAACGGTTATGACAGTACTAAGATGTATAACTACATTTTAAACAATAATTTACTTCGTACACCGGGAACTTTGCCAACAACCGAACAACAAGCTTTTAACTATTATAGCAACTTTGCATACGGACTAGCTGGAACTATACTGGAACGAAATCATAATCAATCGTTGAACACAATTTTTCAAAACTATATTTTCAACGACTTGAATATGACCCATACTACGCTCTATAACATAGAGAGTATAAGCAACAGGGCATATCCTCATAATAATTCAAATAATGCAACTTATTGGCATTTTTCAGGAATGGCAGGTGCAGGCGGGCTTAAAAGTTGTTTAGCAGACATGATAAAATTTGCACAAATGCAACTTAGCACAGCCGTTGGAACTTCCTATCAGATTTGCCAACAACCTACGGTGCAAATTAATGGCAAAGATTATTTCGGTTTGGGTTGGGAATACTACTATACAACAAATGGCAAACGCATCAATGTTAAAGATGGTGGAACAGGTGGCTTTACGGCATTTATTGCGTTTGAAAAAACTTCACAAAAAGCAATTGTAGCCCTATTTAACAATGAAAATACCAACGGAATGGCTACTCCTTTTGTAAATCTTTTGGAAGAATTTTTTAAATAATCAGAATACATAATGAAAAATGTAATTTTCCTAACAGGCG from Bacteroidota bacterium includes:
- a CDS encoding transposase; amino-acid sequence: MKDFSGVLQTDGYAAYNGLRLKGHILPCRMAHARRNFERHWITTANGLKLPCCL
- a CDS encoding Crp/Fnr family transcriptional regulator; the encoded protein is MQFKDKLQEYYKLTNQDWEISIKYFKTEIYNANTFFLKQDTISDKLGFVKSGLLYSFVYNENLDEVTSHFFQAGDVVISIESFNNQTPTTENIFVFDNAELLTITYSDIKELYKIIPIWQQICKDVAEMKNKNLINRILQFQTLSATERYQQFCTKFPEIIKKVPLRLIASYLGIDIATLSRIRKKK
- a CDS encoding Crp/Fnr family transcriptional regulator, with product MTINPNNNINYSLDNYKELIQTLKSIGQTLKIAKGKCILTEGDVVNHIFIIEKGCFRTFRWIDDEEVTIGFSFEGDIDTCPYAFINQLKSTDCIEALTDSQVIKIPRSELQNLERQKPELNKFTQMLLSHYIEILIQRNIDLRIKSAEQLYQELHKRQPKEVAQIPLMYIASYLGISKERLSRIRKNFKPID
- a CDS encoding 2-oxo acid dehydrogenase subunit E2; translated protein: MKGYKRIPLSFGRQMVAVSASVTKEKNAIHSITEVDISEPRKLIKQHFEKTGTKLSFTSYIVCCLAKTITLYPDFNSFIKGNQLVILDDLTISVLIEREINGEKVPEPIGINEAQKKTLIDIQKEIRNAQEIKSNKIGSLSNYSWIRFIPKFLLKLFIRIAEKNINLAKKYGKVCVTAVGMFSKETVWFVPHGSATVLLTVGSINQKVVKIENEFVEREYLCLTVSFDHNIIDGAPAARFMNDLIKIIKSGDLIRELN
- a CDS encoding IS91 family transposase, coding for MQNTRQRIELADIFSSHAKSFLQHHQLCPQQQKAFDAIIRCRTAALGGHIDRCDSCGYQRPSYNSCRNRNCPKCQFVKKVQWVDKLAANLPPVKHFHVVFTIPRCLHQLFFLNQKSAYALLFKAAGQALLQCALNPAFLGAQAGAVAILHTWGQTLVYHPHIHMIVPAGGLSEDQMEWKASGKKFFLPVKALSQVFRGILCRLIEHGIANSQIRLPDTTEDFKSLKTQCYSKNWVVYCEKPFSGPHSLIQYLGNYTHRVAISNQRLIQCENEKVSFSYKDYKAASMRKIISLDVNEFIRRFMQHVLPEGFYKIRYFGFMAMCNMKEKLARCIELIDKATFLPALVGLTALEVWRNITGNDTLLCPKCKTGIMKPVPAEVAGMLKPG
- a CDS encoding serine hydrolase; this encodes MPNNQTLYEIGSITKVFTAIATHYWVTNVNGMFITTPIENFLPTNLKPKLSLNNTKITFKQLLNHTSGFPRIPNDLPNNSNPYNGYDSTKMYNYILNNNLLRTPGTLPTTEQQAFNYYSNFAYGLAGTILERNHNQSLNTIFQNYIFNDLNMTHTTLYNIESISNRAYPHNNSNNATYWHFSGMAGAGGLKSCLADMIKFAQMQLSTAVGTSYQICQQPTVQINGKDYFGLGWEYYYTTNGKRINVKDGGTGGFTAFIAFEKTSQKAIVALFNNENTNGMATPFVNLLEEFFK
- a CDS encoding transposase, with product MSAAKENHLNHDEIKILRQQQAQPVLEQLHRWLSEQHAVSCPKRHWPGHHHVDPLAKTDKIPDDGRYQMDNNLIENTIRPVALGRKNYLFAGSHGSKARSQIYSC